In a genomic window of Nitrospira sp.:
- the radA gene encoding DNA repair protein RadA codes for MDAIILPYEAPAVKAKTTFHCQSCGYQAPRALGKCPGCGAWNSMKEERLAATGKGRPPVLGGIASKVTPLDDIELVGEHRTGTGIGEFDRVLGGGVVPGSVILIGGDPGIGKTTLLLQALPRLVSKDGPVLYVSGEESPRQIKMRSERIGLAHTNLLILAETSLGEILKQVQTHMPTAIVVDSIQTVYTDELTSAPGTISQVQEVAGKLMFLAKRTGMPVFIIGHVTKEGAIAGPRLLEHIVDTVLYFEGDKGHAYRILRAVKNRFGSTNEIGVFEMKDSGLEEVANPSELFLAERPQKSTGSVVVSSLEGTRPILVELQALVSPTNYAMPKRMANGVELNRVSLLLAVMEKRLGLHLSGQDVYINVVGGMTIDEPAIDLGIVAAVTSSLRERPIDRQTIVFGEVGLGGEVRAISQAEMRVKEAVKMGFRRCLLPERNLAKLDRMKGVELIGIHEVGEALDAIFK; via the coding sequence ATGGACGCAATCATCCTTCCTTACGAGGCCCCGGCCGTGAAGGCCAAAACCACGTTTCATTGCCAGTCTTGTGGCTATCAAGCTCCTCGAGCACTCGGGAAATGCCCGGGTTGCGGTGCATGGAACAGCATGAAAGAGGAGCGGCTCGCAGCTACGGGCAAGGGCCGGCCGCCCGTGTTAGGCGGCATCGCGTCCAAGGTCACACCGCTTGATGACATTGAATTGGTCGGTGAGCATCGTACCGGCACTGGCATCGGTGAGTTCGACCGCGTGTTGGGCGGAGGGGTCGTTCCCGGCTCGGTTATCCTGATCGGTGGCGATCCCGGCATTGGGAAGACGACGCTGTTGTTGCAGGCGCTTCCGCGACTGGTTTCGAAAGATGGGCCGGTCCTCTATGTGTCCGGCGAAGAATCACCCCGCCAGATCAAGATGCGGAGCGAGCGGATCGGCCTTGCGCACACCAATCTCCTCATTCTTGCCGAGACGTCGCTAGGGGAAATTCTCAAGCAGGTACAGACGCATATGCCGACGGCGATCGTTGTGGATTCAATCCAGACGGTCTACACAGACGAGTTGACTTCCGCGCCGGGCACCATCAGTCAGGTGCAGGAGGTAGCCGGGAAGCTCATGTTTCTGGCCAAGCGGACGGGCATGCCGGTGTTCATCATTGGGCACGTGACGAAAGAGGGCGCCATCGCTGGGCCCCGGCTGCTCGAGCACATCGTGGACACGGTGCTCTATTTTGAAGGCGACAAGGGGCACGCCTACCGCATTCTGCGCGCCGTGAAGAACCGCTTCGGCTCAACAAACGAGATCGGCGTCTTTGAAATGAAGGATTCCGGTCTCGAAGAAGTGGCGAACCCGTCTGAGTTGTTTTTGGCCGAGCGGCCGCAGAAAAGTACCGGCTCAGTGGTGGTATCGAGTCTGGAAGGGACGCGGCCGATTCTGGTCGAGCTACAGGCGCTCGTGTCACCGACCAACTATGCAATGCCGAAGCGGATGGCAAACGGGGTGGAGCTCAACCGCGTGTCGCTGCTACTGGCAGTCATGGAAAAGCGGTTGGGGCTACACCTGTCGGGCCAAGACGTTTATATTAATGTCGTGGGCGGGATGACGATTGACGAGCCAGCAATAGACCTTGGCATTGTGGCGGCGGTGACTTCCAGTTTGCGCGAGCGGCCAATTGACCGCCAGACGATCGTCTTTGGCGAGGTCGGTCTGGGGGGAGAGGTACGGGCCATCAGCCAGGCGGAGATGCGAGTGAAGGAAGCGGTCAAGATGGGCTTCCGCCGCTGTCTCTTGCCGGAGCGGAACCTAGCCAAGCTCGATCGTATGAAGGGCGTAGAGCTGATCGGCATCCATGAAGTTGGCGAGGCACTGGATGCGATCTTTAAATAG
- the tatC gene encoding twin-arginine translocase subunit TatC — translation MLPPLAGHLSTIKRRLAIVALTMAATFIFTFAYSAELIAWFKRPFTDELIFYGPTEALFAAVKISLLAGVILSLPVVLYQCWKFIEPALLPRERCWAIPLFCLAAVFFALGMTFCNLVILPLVIQFFVSFGMDRSLTPQMAVGTYVDFNVKFLLIFGFAFELPLALTLLSRTGIISAAMLSHYRRHAIMAAVILSAIITPDATLFTMLLMAVPLIVLYEIGILGARLFGRAPAPADGESGENHLDGLVPTGTAGTRLK, via the coding sequence ATGCTGCCACCGCTGGCAGGACATCTCAGTACGATCAAGCGCAGGTTAGCCATCGTGGCGCTCACCATGGCAGCCACGTTCATTTTCACCTTTGCCTATTCCGCTGAGCTGATCGCTTGGTTCAAGCGGCCGTTCACGGACGAGCTCATTTTCTATGGCCCGACAGAGGCGCTGTTTGCCGCAGTTAAGATTTCCTTGCTGGCCGGCGTCATTCTCAGCTTGCCGGTAGTACTCTATCAATGTTGGAAATTCATCGAGCCGGCGCTGCTGCCGCGTGAGCGGTGCTGGGCAATTCCGTTGTTCTGCCTGGCGGCTGTATTTTTTGCGCTGGGCATGACATTCTGCAATCTGGTGATTTTGCCGCTGGTGATTCAGTTCTTCGTCAGCTTCGGCATGGACCGCTCGTTGACCCCGCAAATGGCGGTGGGGACTTACGTGGATTTCAACGTGAAGTTTCTGTTGATCTTCGGCTTCGCCTTCGAGCTACCGCTTGCGCTTACATTACTCTCCCGCACGGGGATCATCTCGGCGGCGATGCTCAGTCACTATCGGCGGCATGCGATCATGGCGGCGGTGATTCTCTCCGCGATTATCACGCCGGATGCGACGTTGTTTACGATGTTGCTCATGGCGGTGCCACTAATCGTTCTGTACGAGATCGGGATTCTCGGTGCGCGTCTATTCGGGCGAGCGCCAGCGCCGGCTGACGGTGAGTCTGGGGAGAATCATCTTGATGGGCTGGTGCCAACCGGCACGGCAGGGACGCGCCTTAAGTAA
- the tsaB gene encoding tRNA (adenosine(37)-N6)-threonylcarbamoyltransferase complex dimerization subunit type 1 TsaB: protein MKLLAVETATARLSVAVLDGECVLGRADEDARGAHARLLVPTIDRVFQLCGLTLHDMNGLAVSIGPGSFTSLRVGLATMLGFRLATDLPLAVVPTLEAMAWNLRGEKYALCPVLRARTGEVYWAQYQWLSNGTLTQLQEERTGTVESVATTLRGPVVMFGDGWQLHRVELEKLVERQRAELHEAPAEASFPSAVSVSLSGLRRLQRGEAVARGIAPVYVQRPEAEVVWEKRGLSSPLAKAARSKRKARTRVS, encoded by the coding sequence ATGAAGCTGCTGGCGGTTGAAACGGCAACCGCGCGCCTGAGCGTGGCGGTCCTGGATGGTGAGTGCGTGCTGGGGCGGGCGGACGAGGATGCACGTGGCGCACATGCACGCCTGCTGGTGCCGACCATTGATCGGGTCTTTCAATTATGTGGTCTGACGCTCCACGACATGAACGGTCTTGCAGTCTCGATTGGGCCCGGTTCGTTTACGAGCCTGCGCGTTGGATTGGCAACCATGCTGGGATTTCGTCTCGCGACGGACTTACCGTTGGCCGTTGTGCCAACGCTGGAAGCGATGGCGTGGAATTTGCGCGGAGAGAAGTATGCGCTCTGCCCGGTGCTGCGTGCGCGGACCGGCGAAGTCTATTGGGCGCAGTATCAATGGCTGTCGAACGGGACGCTTACGCAGCTACAAGAGGAACGGACCGGGACGGTCGAGTCTGTGGCGACCACACTGCGAGGGCCGGTGGTGATGTTCGGGGACGGCTGGCAGCTCCATCGCGTCGAATTGGAAAAGCTGGTCGAACGGCAACGTGCGGAGCTTCATGAGGCGCCGGCGGAGGCATCATTTCCCTCAGCTGTGAGCGTGAGTCTATCCGGCCTGCGCCGCTTACAGCGCGGCGAGGCGGTTGCCCGCGGGATTGCACCAGTCTATGTGCAGCGGCCAGAGGCCGAGGTGGTCTGGGAGAAGCGCGGGCTGTCGTCTCCACTGGCAAAAGCGGCCCGCTCCAAACGAAAGGCGCGTACGAGAGTCTCGTAA
- a CDS encoding DUF465 domain-containing protein, which translates to MLTEKRIAELLRASSFDYQQAETAHHRLDEQIAGLYKRHVLTPQEELRVKQMQKEKLATKDQMASLIRTYREQQAHAQSH; encoded by the coding sequence ATGCTAACAGAGAAACGGATTGCCGAACTGTTGCGTGCCTCCAGTTTCGACTATCAGCAGGCGGAGACGGCGCATCACCGCCTGGATGAGCAGATCGCCGGGCTGTACAAGCGCCATGTCCTGACGCCGCAGGAGGAACTGCGCGTCAAGCAGATGCAAAAGGAAAAACTTGCCACAAAAGACCAGATGGCCTCACTGATTCGGACCTATCGCGAGCAGCAGGCGCACGCACAGAGCCATTAG
- the rimI gene encoding ribosomal-protein-alanine N-acetyltransferase, whose amino-acid sequence MGAKIQQYSGLCIERARPEDLDVIMRIEQASFTMPWTRKMFEVELCHNPFGRLEVLRRHGEAGRPLGGYVCYWVVFEECRLMTLAVDPSVRRQGHGRTLLRHAMERGCEAGAMRGLLEVRASNAVAIQLYEQEGFRRTAVRTRYYTSPVEDAVLMERTLASS is encoded by the coding sequence ATGGGTGCGAAGATTCAACAGTATTCCGGTCTGTGCATTGAACGGGCCCGACCGGAGGATCTCGATGTCATCATGCGTATTGAGCAGGCCTCCTTCACCATGCCGTGGACACGTAAGATGTTTGAGGTGGAATTGTGCCACAATCCCTTTGGGCGCCTGGAAGTTCTGCGCCGGCACGGGGAGGCGGGCCGTCCGCTGGGGGGCTACGTGTGCTACTGGGTGGTGTTCGAGGAATGCCGGCTAATGACGCTGGCGGTGGATCCGTCAGTGCGCCGGCAGGGCCATGGACGGACGCTGCTGCGTCATGCGATGGAGCGTGGGTGCGAGGCGGGCGCCATGCGCGGCCTGTTGGAAGTGCGGGCCTCAAACGCGGTCGCGATCCAGTTATACGAGCAGGAAGGATTCCGCCGGACGGCGGTGCGGACACGATATTATACGAGTCCGGTCGAGGATGCGGTGTTAATGGAGCGGACTCTGGCTTCGTCGTAA
- a CDS encoding peptidylprolyl isomerase encodes MSKGEKWGDIVLKFFPDVAPNHVKNFCDLANAAFYNGTTFHRVIPGFMIQGGDPNSKNSDRASHGMGGPGHRVKAEFNSKPHTRGVLSMARANDPDSAGSQFFICVADANFLDWQYTAFGEVASGMEVADKVAAAKRDGRDNPLERIEMTVTVNEG; translated from the coding sequence ATGAGCAAGGGGGAGAAGTGGGGCGACATCGTCCTGAAATTTTTTCCGGACGTGGCGCCGAACCACGTAAAGAACTTTTGCGATCTGGCCAACGCGGCATTTTACAATGGGACGACGTTCCATCGGGTGATTCCCGGGTTCATGATCCAGGGGGGCGATCCCAACAGCAAGAATTCCGACCGTGCCTCCCATGGGATGGGCGGGCCCGGGCACCGAGTGAAGGCGGAGTTCAACAGCAAGCCGCACACGCGCGGCGTGCTCTCTATGGCACGGGCCAACGATCCGGACAGCGCGGGCTCGCAGTTCTTCATCTGTGTGGCGGACGCAAACTTTCTCGATTGGCAGTACACGGCCTTTGGCGAAGTGGCTAGCGGCATGGAGGTGGCGGATAAGGTTGCGGCCGCCAAGCGGGATGGACGTGATAATCCGCTGGAGCGGATCGAGATGACGGTCACTGTGAATGAAGGCTGA